A single window of Intrasporangium calvum DSM 43043 DNA harbors:
- a CDS encoding threonine/serine ThrE exporter family protein, which translates to MPRSDGPRRPSDTPPPDPLPSLPSLPALRESTRRAMRPSGPPTDEIPLWNAPDDVDRHTARAVIDLAMRAGVAMLATGAAAADVTATVLLLTRAYGLASVHVDVTYTSVTVSYHRGADADPITVMRIVRYRVQDYTRLERLRALIVALSQEPLDVAEARVRFDAVITAPHPYRRWVVTIAGATLAAGAAGLLGGGWFIILLSFLTAALVTRVNEWLGKVGISSFFAQAVGAAIPTAVATLVVAGQAAGVSFFGEVSASLVVAAGIVLLLAGLSIVGAGEDALEGYYVTAGARAFEVVVLSLGIAVGISVVLAAGHRLGYPIAISSRTLLDENLLVQFVCATVISVAFAVMSYSTGRAVLMAGAAGALGWGILAFGERAEIGAVTASALAALVIGLAARLLARRVRASALAVTTAAIVPLLPGRKAYEGISLLVTQPDGLGFSAGLPILAEAFGLGLGLAAGVSLGTYFAGLVLARRLGVRLGQAAGARLPSDPSASAAVLVPLLSDTGELPRIDPETPPPP; encoded by the coding sequence GTGCCTCGCAGCGACGGACCCCGGCGACCGAGCGACACCCCGCCCCCCGACCCGCTGCCGTCCCTGCCCTCGCTGCCGGCCCTCCGGGAGAGCACCCGGCGGGCCATGCGCCCGAGCGGCCCCCCGACGGACGAGATCCCGCTCTGGAACGCCCCCGACGACGTCGACCGGCACACGGCCCGGGCCGTCATCGACCTCGCCATGCGGGCCGGGGTGGCCATGCTCGCCACGGGAGCGGCCGCTGCCGACGTCACGGCGACGGTGCTCCTGCTGACCCGCGCCTACGGCCTCGCGAGCGTCCACGTCGACGTCACCTACACCTCCGTCACCGTCTCCTACCACCGCGGTGCCGACGCCGACCCGATCACGGTGATGCGGATCGTCCGCTACCGCGTGCAGGACTACACGCGCCTCGAACGGCTGCGGGCGCTCATCGTCGCGCTCAGCCAAGAGCCCCTCGACGTGGCCGAGGCCCGGGTGCGATTCGACGCCGTCATCACGGCGCCGCACCCCTACCGACGCTGGGTCGTCACCATCGCCGGCGCCACCCTCGCCGCGGGGGCGGCCGGACTGCTCGGGGGCGGGTGGTTCATCATCCTGCTCAGCTTCCTCACCGCCGCGCTCGTCACCCGGGTCAACGAGTGGCTCGGCAAGGTCGGGATCTCGTCGTTCTTCGCGCAGGCCGTCGGCGCTGCCATCCCCACCGCCGTGGCGACCCTCGTCGTCGCCGGGCAGGCCGCAGGGGTGAGCTTCTTCGGCGAGGTCTCCGCGTCCCTCGTCGTCGCGGCGGGCATCGTCCTCCTCCTGGCCGGGCTGTCCATCGTCGGTGCGGGCGAGGACGCGCTCGAGGGCTACTACGTCACGGCCGGCGCGCGGGCGTTCGAGGTGGTCGTCCTGTCCCTCGGCATCGCGGTCGGCATCTCCGTGGTCCTCGCTGCCGGCCATCGCCTCGGCTACCCCATCGCGATCAGCTCGCGCACGCTGCTCGACGAAAACCTCCTCGTCCAGTTCGTCTGCGCGACCGTGATCTCGGTGGCCTTCGCCGTCATGTCCTACTCCACCGGGAGGGCCGTCCTCATGGCCGGCGCCGCCGGAGCGCTCGGGTGGGGGATCCTCGCCTTCGGCGAACGCGCCGAGATCGGCGCGGTCACCGCCTCGGCGCTCGCGGCGCTCGTCATCGGTCTGGCGGCCAGGCTCCTCGCCCGACGGGTCCGTGCCTCGGCGCTCGCGGTGACGACGGCCGCGATCGTGCCGTTGCTGCCCGGGCGGAAGGCGTACGAGGGGATCTCCCTGCTCGTCACGCAACCGGACGGGCTGGGCTTCTCGGCGGGGCTGCCGATCCTCGCCGAGGCGTTCGGGCTGGGGCTCGGCCTCGCGGCGGGGGTCTCGCTCGGGACGTACTTCGCCGGGCTCGTGCTCGCCCGCCGGCTCGGCGTGCGGCTCGGGCAGGCCGCCGGCGCCAGGCTGCCGTCCGACCCGTCCGCGTCCGCGGCGGTCCTCGTCCCGCTCCTGTCCGACACCGGCGAGCTGCCGCGGATCGACCCGGAGACCCCGCCCCCGCCGTGA
- a CDS encoding MaoC family dehydratase: MQFGRSYEEFEVGAVYQHWPGKTVTEYDDHLFCLLTMNHHPLHLDANYAGETTQFGRNVVVGNYVYSLLLGMSVPDVSGKAIANLEIESLRHVAPTFHGDTIYGETTVLDKWESTSKDDRGVVYVETIGYNQDGEVVCIFRRKVMVPKENYLEARGGEQPARPVPQPDKNWPGSTPGAEA; the protein is encoded by the coding sequence ATGCAGTTCGGTCGCAGCTACGAGGAGTTCGAGGTCGGTGCCGTGTACCAGCACTGGCCGGGCAAGACCGTGACGGAGTACGACGACCACCTCTTCTGCCTCCTGACGATGAACCACCACCCGCTGCACCTCGACGCGAACTACGCGGGGGAGACGACGCAGTTCGGTCGCAACGTCGTCGTCGGCAACTACGTCTACTCGCTCCTGCTCGGGATGTCGGTGCCGGACGTGTCGGGCAAGGCCATCGCCAACCTCGAGATCGAGTCCCTGCGCCACGTCGCGCCCACCTTCCACGGCGACACGATCTACGGCGAGACGACGGTGCTCGACAAGTGGGAGTCCACGTCGAAGGACGACCGCGGCGTCGTCTACGTCGAGACGATCGGCTACAACCAGGACGGCGAGGTCGTCTGCATCTTCCGGCGCAAGGTGATGGTGCCGAAGGAGAACTACCTCGAGGCGCGCGGTGGTGAGCAGCCCGCTCGGCCGGTGCCGCAGCCGGACAAGAACTGGCCAGGGTCGACGCCGGGCGCGGAGGCGTAG
- a CDS encoding PHP domain-containing protein yields MSPAAPVIDLHTHSTASDGTDTPSELVAAAQQAGIDVLAITDHDTVAGWAEAEQAARHLGVTLVRGIEVSTAYGHASIHVLGYLPDPADETLMGELARARDSRATRLERMVDLMAADGIPITYPEVLRQVAPGATPGRPHIADALIANGTIRHRDEAFREWLTNESPYYVTHYSPDPVRACELVRRAGGVPVLAHPFTRTRGATVTDALIEQMYAAGLAGLEAFHRDHGPAEVARAEALARRLGLLVTGASDYHGVGKHNVLGEHSTEPEVLAAIEAQSSGVTPVVRP; encoded by the coding sequence GTGAGCCCCGCCGCCCCGGTCATCGACCTGCACACGCACTCGACCGCGAGCGACGGCACCGACACGCCCAGCGAGCTCGTCGCAGCGGCGCAGCAGGCGGGCATCGACGTCCTGGCCATCACCGACCACGACACCGTGGCCGGCTGGGCGGAGGCCGAGCAGGCGGCCCGCCACCTTGGCGTGACGCTCGTGCGGGGCATCGAGGTGTCGACGGCCTACGGCCACGCATCGATCCACGTCCTCGGCTACCTTCCCGACCCGGCCGACGAGACGCTCATGGGGGAGCTGGCCAGGGCGCGCGACTCCCGGGCCACGCGGCTCGAGCGGATGGTCGACCTCATGGCCGCCGACGGGATCCCGATCACCTACCCCGAGGTGCTCCGTCAGGTCGCTCCCGGCGCCACGCCCGGACGTCCCCACATCGCCGACGCCCTCATCGCCAACGGCACGATCCGGCACCGGGACGAGGCCTTCCGCGAGTGGCTGACCAACGAGTCGCCCTACTACGTGACCCACTACTCGCCCGATCCGGTTCGCGCGTGTGAGCTCGTCCGCCGCGCGGGTGGCGTCCCCGTGCTCGCCCATCCGTTCACGCGGACCAGAGGCGCCACGGTGACGGACGCGCTCATCGAGCAGATGTATGCCGCTGGGCTGGCTGGTCTCGAAGCCTTCCACCGCGACCATGGGCCTGCGGAGGTCGCGCGCGCGGAGGCGCTGGCTCGCCGGCTCGGTCTCCTCGTGACGGGCGCCAGCGACTACCACGGCGTCGGCAAGCACAACGTCCTCGGGGAGCACTCGACCGAGCCCGAGGTCCTCGCCGCGATCGAGGCCCAGTCGAGCGGTGTCACCCCGGTGGTGCGGCCGTGA
- a CDS encoding type IV toxin-antitoxin system AbiEi family antitoxin domain-containing protein: MDTRLQALAGHQNGTFTAAQATALGVPDHELRRAVAGGELVRVRRQAYVSGPVWAAATPEERYRLAAVAIARTRAGDALSHHAALAVHGLPLWGADTDRVDLVSEVRQVTHRRGLALHPARGLHLGEVDGVRVTSVARALVRTAVSMGRDCAVVAGDAALHRNLVTVAELIDEVARVTPHEGRGRALEAVLRMDAKAESVGESLTRLVLDDLGMGYESQVVIRTQSGRFVGRVDFLVEGVVLEFDGRSKYQRARDDDDSDGAGSADPGQVVWLEKRREDAIRREGYPVERVVWDDLARPGLIGLRIKEAKRLVRRPRGEEQRPGA; the protein is encoded by the coding sequence ATGGACACGCGACTCCAGGCTCTGGCGGGCCACCAGAACGGCACCTTCACCGCGGCACAGGCCACTGCGCTCGGCGTCCCGGACCACGAGCTGCGGCGGGCCGTGGCGGGAGGCGAGCTCGTCCGGGTGCGGCGGCAGGCCTACGTCTCGGGGCCGGTGTGGGCGGCTGCGACCCCGGAGGAGCGGTATCGCCTCGCTGCGGTCGCGATCGCCCGCACCCGTGCCGGTGACGCGTTGAGCCACCACGCGGCGCTCGCCGTGCACGGCCTGCCGCTCTGGGGCGCCGACACCGACCGGGTTGACCTCGTGTCCGAGGTGCGACAGGTGACGCACCGGCGTGGCCTCGCCCTCCATCCGGCGCGGGGCCTCCACCTCGGTGAGGTTGACGGCGTGCGGGTCACCTCGGTCGCGCGGGCTCTGGTCCGCACGGCCGTCTCGATGGGACGGGACTGTGCGGTCGTCGCTGGCGACGCAGCGCTGCACCGCAACCTCGTCACGGTCGCCGAGCTGATCGACGAGGTGGCCCGCGTGACCCCGCACGAGGGCCGGGGCCGAGCCCTGGAGGCGGTGCTGCGGATGGACGCGAAGGCGGAGTCGGTGGGGGAGTCGTTGACGAGGCTCGTCCTGGACGACCTCGGGATGGGCTACGAGTCCCAGGTCGTGATTCGCACGCAGTCCGGCCGGTTCGTCGGCCGGGTCGACTTCCTCGTCGAAGGGGTGGTGCTCGAGTTCGACGGCCGCTCGAAGTACCAACGTGCCCGGGACGATGACGACAGCGACGGTGCCGGGTCAGCGGACCCGGGTCAGGTGGTGTGGCTCGAGAAGCGGCGGGAGGACGCGATTCGGCGTGAGGGTTACCCGGTGGAGCGAGTGGTCTGGGACGACTTGGCGCGACCGGGTCTGATCGGGCTGCGGATCAAGGAGGCCAAGCGGCTGGTGCGGCGCCCCCGCGGCGAGGAGCAGCGCCCCGGTGCCTGA
- a CDS encoding SigE family RNA polymerase sigma factor has translation MTARGGQRDAAFSAFMEQAGPALLRTAWLLTGDHHRAQELTQAALVKTYVAWPRVREGEALAYARRVLANQRTDSWRSTRREVITDAVPPTDPVTDATATSDTRDLVVRLLRQLPEQQRKVVVLRYYTDLSEQTVAELLGISVGAVKSAASRGLAALRGRLPELEPPGRLADATGSDLNHEGSRR, from the coding sequence ATGACAGCACGAGGTGGGCAACGCGATGCGGCGTTCAGCGCATTCATGGAACAGGCCGGCCCGGCGCTCCTGCGCACTGCGTGGCTGCTCACCGGCGACCACCATCGTGCCCAGGAGCTGACCCAGGCCGCCCTCGTCAAGACCTACGTCGCCTGGCCGCGGGTCCGTGAGGGTGAGGCCCTGGCGTATGCCCGTCGCGTCCTGGCCAACCAGCGCACCGACAGCTGGCGGTCCACCCGTCGGGAGGTCATCACCGACGCGGTCCCGCCCACCGACCCCGTGACGGACGCGACGGCCACGAGCGACACCCGCGACCTCGTCGTGCGCCTCCTCCGCCAGCTGCCCGAGCAGCAGCGCAAGGTCGTCGTCCTGCGGTACTACACCGACCTGTCGGAGCAGACCGTCGCCGAGCTCCTCGGGATCTCCGTCGGCGCGGTCAAGAGCGCAGCATCTCGCGGGCTGGCCGCCCTGCGGGGCCGCCTCCCCGAGCTCGAGCCCCCAGGCCGCCTCGCCGACGCGACAGGCTCCGACCTCAACCACGAAGGGAGCAGGCGATGA